From the genome of Uranotaenia lowii strain MFRU-FL chromosome 1, ASM2978415v1, whole genome shotgun sequence, one region includes:
- the LOC129739663 gene encoding 40S ribosomal protein SA, whose protein sequence is MSGNLDILALKEEDVNKMLAATTHIGSTSVNFQMESYVFKRRPDGVHIINLGRTWEKLLLAARCIASIEYPGEVFAISSRPFGQRAVLKFAHYTEATPIAGRFTPGAFTNQIQPAFKEPRLLIVTDPLTDHQPVTEASYVNIPVIAFCNTDSPLKFVDIAIPCNTKAPHSIGLMWWLLAREVLRLRGKITQDRWDVKPDLFFYRDPEEAEKEQAALEAAPVAKDLYPEEPLAPLEDTTTWAGEEAVVAPVAAAPSAIPQMIAADDWNEDDTQAAGSWGGGGGF, encoded by the exons ATGTCGGGAAACCTGGACATACTGGCGCTGAAGGAGGAGGACGTCAACAAGATGTTGGCGGCCACCACCCACATCGGCAGCACATCCGTTAACTTCCAAATGGAATCGTACGTGTTCAAGCGTCGCCCGGATGGTGTGCACATCATCAACCTGGGTCGCACCTGGGAAAAGCTGTTGCTAGCTGCCCGGTGCATCGCTAGCATCGAATACCCCGGAGAG GTCTTCGCCATCTCGTCGCGTCCCTTCGGACAGCGTGCGGTGCTGAAGTTCGCCCACTACACCGAGGCTACCCCGATTGCCGGACGTTTCACTCCCGGTGCCTTCACCAATCAGATCCAACCGGCCTTCAAGGAACCGCGTCTGCTGATCGTTACCGACCCGCTGACCGATCACCAGCCCGTCACCGAAGCTTCGTACGTCAACATTCCGGTCATTGCCTTCTGCAACACCGATTCGCCGCTGAAGTTCGTCGACATTGCCATCCCGTGCAATACCAAGGCCCCGCACTCGATCGGTCTGATGTGGTGGCTGCTGGCCCGCGAAGTGCTACGTCTGCGCGGAAAGATCACCCAGGATCGGTGGGACGTCAAGCCTGATTTGTTCTTCTACCGTGATCCGGAGGAGGCCGAGAAGGAACAGGCTGCCCTGGAGGCCGCTCCGGTCGCCAAGGATCTGTACCCGGAGGAACCGTTGGCTCCGCTGGAGGATACTACCACCTGGGCCGGCGAGGAGGCTGTCGTTGCTCCGGTTGCCGCGGCTCCGTCTGCAATCCCGCAGATGATTGCCGCCGACGATTGGAACGAGGATGATACCCAGGCCGCTGGATCCTGGGGCGGTGGCGGTGGCTTCTAA